The Alphaproteobacteria bacterium genome includes a window with the following:
- a CDS encoding ABC transporter permease subunit, translating to MNPRNIGLIFKKDLKSYFNSFIAYAVIAIFLATTGYLFFNLLASFSVLSFQAQANPMVAKHYNLLNVNETVVRPLFGNISIVMLLMLPLLTMKLLADEKKSGTMELLLTYPVRDAEVVLGKFLACLTVFAAMLGSTIGYPLLLINLGEPEVLPMITGYAGLFLLGAAFISLGIFTSSLTENQIIAGSLSIGVLFVFWLMGYSTMFVSSGIGQIISYVAINEHLESLAKGVVDTEDIIYFLVFTALFLFLTLRSLESKRWR from the coding sequence GTGAACCCGAGAAACATTGGACTTATCTTCAAGAAAGACCTCAAGTCCTATTTCAATTCCTTCATCGCTTATGCGGTCATCGCCATCTTTCTGGCGACGACGGGGTATCTCTTCTTCAATCTGCTGGCCAGCTTTTCGGTGCTGAGTTTCCAGGCCCAGGCCAACCCCATGGTGGCCAAGCACTACAACCTGTTGAACGTCAACGAGACCGTCGTGCGGCCGCTGTTCGGTAACATCAGCATCGTCATGCTGCTGATGCTGCCGCTGTTGACCATGAAGCTGCTGGCCGACGAGAAGAAATCGGGAACGATGGAACTGCTTCTTACCTATCCGGTAAGGGACGCGGAAGTCGTCCTCGGCAAGTTTCTCGCCTGCCTTACGGTGTTCGCGGCGATGCTCGGTTCGACCATCGGCTACCCACTTCTGCTGATCAATCTGGGGGAGCCGGAAGTGCTCCCGATGATTACCGGGTATGCCGGGCTGTTTCTGTTGGGAGCCGCGTTCATTTCGCTGGGCATCTTCACTTCGTCGCTGACTGAGAACCAGATCATCGCCGGATCGCTTTCGATCGGCGTCCTCTTCGTCTTCTGGCTGATGGGCTATTCGACGATGTTCGTTTCATCCGGCATCGGGCAGATCATCTCCTATGTCGCCATCAACGAACATCTCGAAAGCCTAGCCAAGGGCGTCGTCGATACCGAGGACATCATCTACTTCCTCGTTTTCACCGCCCTTTTCCTGTTCCTGACCTTACGGTCGCTGGAATCGAAAAGGTGGCGGTAA
- a CDS encoding GldG family protein produces MAGKRLLFVLGLVGIVSVAGGAVVYAITREFSVIPLSLVWGGLLSLLIFFYVNFTEIRAFVSKRSTKHGANMAVMITIFVAIIGLIGVMSVRYKIRVDLTETGRYSLSQQSVKILKSLENDVEAVAFYRSDERSRQAMHDLLKEYSYHTTRFRFWFVDPDKRPIEAAKYGVTSYRTTLIRSRGKQEIVGYESEEKVTNALLRVIGDEVKIIYFLKGHGEKSLQDDREAGYKSAREAIEKEAYEVRELLLVNEERVPEDAAILVVAGPQKDILPAELVKIRRYVDGGGSVLFLLDPLLTPEISKILQDYGFKIGNDIIIDKQSKMLGANYLTPVVMEYNQKHTIGRDFSFVTFFPVARSVAVQEDPVRGRYNLAETGSSSWAKSKGKLDEEEIEFNPTEDQRGPINLAAVSVIKVEDGENRPLAEIDERGDAGAPTPKSDLEEGVNRWGRIIVVGDSDFASNAYLNLMGNMDFFLNMIGWLAEEAALVSVRKKPAELTPLTLTDTQTNLVFWLCVVLAPASMLAIGVGVVGRRRWMS; encoded by the coding sequence ATGGCGGGCAAAAGACTGCTCTTCGTTCTCGGGCTGGTCGGCATAGTCTCCGTCGCCGGCGGCGCCGTCGTTTACGCCATTACGCGTGAGTTCAGTGTCATCCCGCTTTCTCTGGTTTGGGGCGGCCTGCTCTCGCTGTTGATCTTCTTCTACGTCAATTTCACCGAAATCAGGGCATTCGTCTCCAAGCGATCGACCAAGCACGGTGCCAACATGGCGGTGATGATCACCATATTCGTGGCCATTATCGGCCTGATCGGCGTGATGTCGGTCCGTTATAAGATACGGGTCGACCTGACCGAGACCGGCAGATATTCGCTCTCGCAGCAGTCGGTGAAGATTCTGAAGTCTCTGGAGAACGATGTCGAAGCCGTCGCCTTCTATAGGAGCGACGAAAGATCCAGGCAGGCGATGCACGATCTGCTCAAGGAGTATTCCTATCACACTACGAGGTTCAGATTCTGGTTCGTCGATCCCGACAAGCGCCCCATAGAGGCCGCCAAGTACGGCGTCACTTCCTATCGAACGACCTTGATCCGCTCTCGTGGCAAGCAGGAGATCGTCGGCTACGAGTCGGAAGAGAAAGTCACGAACGCCCTGCTCAGGGTCATCGGCGATGAGGTCAAGATCATCTATTTCCTCAAGGGCCACGGCGAAAAGAGTCTCCAGGACGACCGGGAGGCTGGCTATAAATCGGCCAGAGAGGCGATCGAGAAGGAGGCTTACGAGGTTCGCGAGCTTCTGCTCGTCAACGAGGAGCGCGTGCCCGAGGACGCCGCCATCCTGGTCGTCGCCGGGCCGCAAAAGGATATTCTGCCGGCTGAGTTGGTGAAGATCAGGCGCTACGTCGACGGCGGCGGCAGTGTCCTGTTTCTGCTCGACCCGCTGCTGACGCCCGAGATCTCCAAAATTCTGCAGGATTACGGGTTCAAGATCGGCAACGACATCATCATCGATAAGCAAAGCAAGATGCTCGGCGCCAACTACCTGACGCCGGTGGTCATGGAATACAACCAGAAGCACACGATCGGCCGGGACTTCAGTTTCGTCACGTTCTTCCCGGTTGCCCGTTCGGTCGCGGTTCAGGAAGATCCCGTCAGGGGCAGGTACAATCTGGCCGAGACCGGGTCCAGCAGCTGGGCCAAAAGCAAAGGCAAACTTGACGAAGAGGAGATCGAGTTCAATCCAACCGAGGACCAGCGCGGGCCGATCAACCTTGCCGCCGTCAGCGTCATCAAGGTCGAGGACGGCGAAAACCGTCCGCTCGCCGAGATCGACGAACGGGGTGACGCCGGCGCACCCACCCCGAAGAGCGACCTCGAGGAAGGGGTCAACCGCTGGGGCCGGATTATCGTGGTCGGGGATTCGGATTTCGCCAGCAACGCCTATCTCAATCTGATGGGCAATATGGACTTCTTTCTCAACATGATCGGCTGGCTGGCCGAAGAAGCGGCCCTGGTCTCGGTGCGCAAGAAGCCCGCCGAACTGACGCCGCTGACCTTGACGGATACGCAAACCAACCTCGTCTTCTGGCTTTGCGTCGTACTTGCACCGGCCTCGATGCTGGCGATCGGCGTCGGCGTGGTCGGACGCCGAAGGTGGATGTCTTGA
- a CDS encoding DUF4340 domain-containing protein produces the protein MDVLKLFKKTIFWFFTLAALFGASLLIEDWIEETERVEEANLKLLPFEIDEVAEFWIKTGKNEIRARVAREKDGWWLDQPLVAKGDDEGIAKMLNNIVKSRKDAVLFENPDPAKLVELGLAEPSLEITFRTGKGLTTLQFGNQGPTLNVTYGRFAGDAAVYRIHSDVRREADATVYTLRDKSTLAYDPLKLSRLEIAGRAKDTVVIVHDRGRWDMIQPENVPADHARVLEVLYAIKDTPVKAFIDEEPADLAPYGLEAPIITVTIREQGAKDAQILRIGNKDRKLRGYFAKSNRARNVVLLEENLVHSILADKDHWKEAG, from the coding sequence GTGGATGTCTTGAAGCTGTTCAAGAAGACCATTTTCTGGTTTTTCACGCTGGCGGCGTTGTTTGGCGCCTCTCTGCTGATCGAAGACTGGATCGAGGAGACCGAACGGGTCGAGGAAGCGAACCTGAAACTGCTTCCTTTCGAGATCGATGAGGTGGCCGAATTCTGGATCAAGACCGGCAAGAACGAAATTCGCGCACGCGTCGCCAGGGAAAAGGACGGCTGGTGGCTGGACCAGCCCCTGGTGGCGAAAGGCGACGACGAGGGTATCGCCAAGATGCTGAACAACATTGTCAAGTCGCGCAAGGATGCGGTTTTGTTCGAGAATCCGGATCCTGCCAAGCTGGTGGAATTGGGGCTGGCCGAGCCGAGCCTCGAAATCACCTTCAGAACCGGCAAGGGCCTTACCACCCTGCAATTCGGTAACCAGGGCCCGACCCTCAACGTGACCTATGGCAGGTTCGCGGGCGACGCGGCGGTCTACCGCATCCATTCGGATGTCCGACGTGAGGCGGACGCCACCGTCTATACCCTTCGGGACAAGTCCACCCTCGCCTACGACCCGTTGAAGCTGAGCCGCTTGGAGATCGCGGGCCGGGCCAAGGATACAGTGGTGATCGTACATGATCGCGGCCGCTGGGACATGATCCAGCCGGAGAACGTGCCGGCCGATCATGCTAGGGTGCTGGAGGTCCTTTACGCGATCAAGGACACGCCGGTGAAGGCTTTCATCGATGAGGAGCCCGCGGATTTGGCCCCCTACGGCCTGGAGGCCCCCATCATCACCGTAACCATCAGGGAACAAGGGGCGAAGGACGCGCAGATTTTGCGCATCGGCAACAAGGACAGGAAGCTGCGGGGCTACTTCGCCAAGAGCAACCGGGCTCGAAACGTGGTTCTGCTCGAGGAGAATCTGGTCCATAGCATCCTCGCCGACAAGGACCACTGGAAGGAGGCGGGCTAG
- a CDS encoding ABC transporter substrate-binding protein, translating into MMQGEMRFKTILIFLAGIAVGGVFAFVLFGDLSDRRDVPLPPTAGAPEWLAPTAAELQDEAAKASSKSEEKERALIVGVIGPETGVEAKYGLAVLEGVAMAVDSFNIRGGLSGERIEVLHDDSSGGSGQALDIVSTLIEKNVVAIFSAPTGWATFAPTHLANESHTVFISIGTRRNIGRSGDYVFHFSLPDEIAIDDMLAYAVNELGYRDFALVTSSSYDYSLSIASAFKQAVPRHGGKILLEADTYDTFSGKTDIGGVVTALKAGSEGLQAIIFTGDAHEAAQLARAAEHEGLKLPLIGSEDLFSEQFLEQSGQAARGALLYATFAPERDSRLVNDFVTDHVGRKDAVPDRFTALAYDAFGLLSQALEDAGSLKGRAVRDALVSLNETEGVTGASRWAADGTPVKHPYLYRVEGGQTGVRFQLVVRDGE; encoded by the coding sequence GTGATGCAGGGCGAGATGCGTTTCAAGACGATCCTGATTTTCCTGGCCGGCATCGCTGTCGGCGGTGTCTTTGCGTTTGTCCTCTTCGGGGACCTGAGCGACCGCCGAGATGTGCCTCTCCCGCCAACGGCCGGCGCACCCGAGTGGCTGGCCCCCACCGCGGCCGAGCTGCAAGACGAGGCAGCAAAAGCATCGAGCAAGAGTGAAGAGAAGGAGCGGGCCCTGATCGTCGGCGTAATCGGGCCGGAAACCGGTGTCGAGGCCAAGTACGGTCTGGCCGTGCTCGAAGGCGTCGCCATGGCGGTCGACAGTTTCAATATCCGCGGCGGCTTGAGCGGCGAGAGAATCGAAGTCCTTCACGACGACAGCAGCGGCGGTTCCGGGCAGGCACTCGATATCGTATCGACGCTGATCGAGAAGAACGTGGTGGCGATCTTCTCAGCTCCCACCGGCTGGGCGACCTTTGCGCCGACCCATCTGGCCAACGAATCGCACACGGTCTTCATCTCCATCGGGACGAGACGGAATATCGGCAGAAGTGGCGACTATGTCTTTCACTTCTCCCTGCCCGATGAAATCGCTATCGACGATATGCTTGCCTACGCCGTCAATGAGCTGGGCTACAGGGACTTCGCCCTGGTCACTTCCTCTTCCTACGACTACTCGCTGAGCATCGCCTCCGCGTTCAAGCAGGCTGTGCCAAGGCACGGCGGCAAGATTCTGCTCGAGGCCGACACATACGACACGTTTTCGGGAAAAACGGATATCGGCGGGGTCGTGACGGCCCTGAAGGCCGGTTCGGAGGGATTGCAAGCCATCATCTTTACCGGCGATGCCCACGAGGCCGCACAACTGGCCCGGGCGGCCGAGCATGAGGGCCTGAAGCTACCCTTGATCGGCAGCGAAGACCTGTTCAGCGAACAATTTCTCGAGCAGAGCGGTCAAGCCGCGCGGGGCGCACTGCTCTACGCCACTTTCGCGCCCGAACGCGATTCGCGCTTGGTGAACGACTTCGTGACGGACCATGTCGGCAGGAAAGATGCCGTTCCCGACAGGTTCACCGCCTTGGCCTACGACGCCTTCGGTCTTCTATCGCAGGCCCTTGAGGATGCCGGCTCGTTGAAAGGCCGAGCGGTCAGGGATGCCCTGGTCAGCCTGAATGAGACCGAGGGGGTGACTGGGGCGAGCCGCTGGGCAGCGGATGGAACACCGGTCAAACACCCGTATCTCTACCGCGTGGAAGGCGGTCAAACGGGGGTGAGGTTTCAGCTGGTGGTGAGAGATGGCGAGTAA